ACTGACTACCAGGACCATAAATACACGTCACACTGGGCTAAGTGTTATTAGCTGTAAGTGAGCAGTTCAAAGTGTTTTCCTTGTCCTgccttttgtgttttgtttatgttgttttgccaccTGTCCCAACCATTCACCTGCTTTTCTGACTATGCAATGAATTACCTGCGTGTCTGTTCAGGTTTTGACCTTTGCCTGCCTGGTGATTCTTCAATAAATTGCATGTGGATCCAAACCTCTGTTGTCAACCCAACGCATTACAAATACGCTATCATTTATCTACAGCACAAAAGCAACTAGTACCActacaatcaaataaatacaatttacatgcattttttttagagCTACAAGTTTTGTtaaattagtatatttatttttaaactagttAAATATAGAAAATTTGCCTATTTTTATTCATCGAGAAATAAGTTGAACTTATGTTCAATGTTTGGATATTGCTGATGGCCCACATTCTGAAGCAACATTAGGCAAAATACTTTCCTTCTGGAAAtcaatgtttattattatcttGTTTCTCCTAATTTTTCCAGCAATTTTTCATTTATCCTGTCTTTTCTGTTTCCTTTTTCCTGATGTCCAGGGAGCCATCAATTTCATCAAAGCCATCCTTGTCGCAGAACCTATCTTGGATgatgagaaaaaaattaacatgCTAAACCAAAGCCAATAGATGACCAGCTGGAAAATATTATCCAGAAACGCAAAATGGCTTATGCTAACACCAATAGCTGTAAATGCGGCCCAGTGACATTGATGCCATTATAATGATTGGCTGAGGCACCTTGTGGAATCCATGTTAGCCGATAGACCTTTTCCAATAGTGTATAATACAGTTTTCCATATATTTAGGAAATCTCTGTCTTGACATGGCAGTGGTTCACGTGTGATATGATATTAGCATCCATTTGTCATTTACAAATTCCTGCGACACCCTACATCAATCAAATCATTCATAATGAACATGATTGTTTCAGCTAgacaattactttttttaatctttaatctcAGTTCTCAATTCTTTACTTTTCtcatctttaaaatgttttattttttgtaaatttttccGGTAAAACATGTTGTTTCTGTGTTTTATCAAGCATCTGTTGAAGCTCCTGAACGTGAAACTTCTGTTTGTCTTCTCCTGATCTCTTCTTGCTCTCGTTTCAGATCTTCCATCATTTTCTTCCATCTGTTTATCTCCTCTTCTTGTCTCTCttcatcttttctttttcttctctcccactcctcttttctctctctctccagctcCTCATAATGTCTCTTAGTTTCCCGTCTCTTTTCCTCATAttctctctccttttcttctctttctcttctctgtttctgtttctcctcctccatcttctgtcgttcttcttctctttctctttcaaaTCTCTTTCTCATTTTCTCCAGTTCTTCTTGTTTTTCTCTCAGTTGTTCTTCgtgtttctcttttctttttctttcttcttcctcTCGTTCTCTCAACCTTCGTTTCTTCTCATCTTCCCATTCTCTCTGCTGTCGTTTAATTTCATCACGAATATCCTCTCTGTCATTTTCAGCTTCTTTTATTCTTCTTTCCCATCTCTGtctttcctcctcttcttccttccttttctttttcttctctaAATCCCTCCTTTTTGTTTCTTCTTCATGCTTCATCTTTAATTCTGCTATAATTCGCTCTTGTTCATTTCTCATCTTTTCTTGGTCTTGTTTATATTTCtcttctctctttctgtcttcttcttctctttctctctgctgTTGTTCATACTGTGATCTTTGGTTTTCCATTTCTCTCTTCATCTCCTCAATTTCTCGATCATAtgcttcttttttctgtttttcctctATTAATAGTTTCTGTTTCTCCATCTCTTGTTTCTGTTGTTCTGCTTCGTGTTTTTCTTCAAACTCCTTGATGAATTTTTCTTGTCTTTGTCTAATCTCATTCTCTCTCTGTTGTTTTTCCTTATCTAATTTTCTTTTCTCTTCTTCCAGTCTTTTCTTTAGTCTCTTCATCTCCATCTCATATTTGTCTTGTAACTCTTCTCTCTGTTTCtgaatctctctttctctctcttccaGTATTTCCTCCATCTTCTTCTTAAAGGACATCTCTGCCTCCTCAAACATGCTGTTAGTAAAGTATTGACCCTGGTTGTTAGTTTTCATCTCTTCTATCATGTTTAACAGCTTCATCACTTGAGTTTTGTCTTGATTTTCTCTGTTATTGAAAGCCAGGAATCTGTTTCCACAATCTCTGATCAGTTTCTGGAGTTCAGCAGATTTGCTTCTCTTCAGATAATCCTCTATAGATTCATCCTCAAGTTCGTCTCCTCTGGAGAACAGAACGATGCTGAACTGAGCAGCTTTTGGACCAAATATCTTCTTGATCAGATCAATAGTGTCTGTCTCCTCTTTAGTTATTCTCCCCAAACTCAACACAATGATGAACACATGAGGTCCAGGAGCTGACAGTGAAACACATTTCACTATTTCATCCATCACTTGTTCATCTGTCATTGTGTTGAAGAGTCCTGGAGTATCAACAACAGCTACTGATCGACCAGCAACTTCACCAATTCGATTCTCACAAACAGTCGTCACTGAATCTGTGTTTGATTGACTGTGAAACTCCTCTCTTCCTAGAATAGTATTTCCTGTTGCGCTCTTTCCACTTCCTGTTCTCCCAATCAGCACAATCCTCAGACATTCAAGATCTTCTGAATAATCAGCAACTGAAAATCATATTTCACAAATCAGGTTTCGCTTTTTCTtcaataaaacatttcattttaagaaaacagaatgtgaattgttgAAACTGTTGTTTAAAGGTTCAtgaaactcttttttttctgagattttaacagatatacagttaaagtcaaaatgtaTGCCACCCTGAAGTATTCGCCACCCTGTTTATCtttttctctaatttctgtttaacggagagcagatttcttcaacacatttctgaacataatagtttaataactcatctctaatcacttaTTTAATCACTCTAatcaaatttattttctttttgccataatgacagtaaataatattagactagatattcttcaagacacttctatacagcttaaagtgacatttaaaggcttcactaggttaattagttcaactaggcaggttagggtaattaggcaagttattgtataacgatggtttattctgtgga
This portion of the Danio rerio strain Tuebingen ecotype United States chromosome 3, GRCz12tu, whole genome shotgun sequence genome encodes:
- the LOC103910188 gene encoding GTPase IMAP family member 8-like isoform X1, with the translated sequence MAESSLIAEYQGTPRWKWSIEIPPTFSAVASVKIVLLGKSMSENSRVGNLILGRSAFDSEAPPDVVERVGGRLKHRHVMLINSPQLLHTNISDDQITQMVRECVNLSDPGPHVFIIVLKYEDFTEEDLSRVRNVLRQFNEKAMGRVIIITTDEKTHDAEGSPVKVNKTFQQFSAECGERHLQLDEDIEEWRSSILQLTKKILRENSEEFGSSDSFDFAEGTSVDEPDTLFNSLRIEEGDPDDEDDGKALETHSEQKEAKGFLCNKPAISFFSNPEPRTEQHRGKGSLQVTKKQKLNLMLCGGNWRLKASVSKLIRGKKTFLPPLHQRECVRKAVDLHGRLINVLELPKLIRLSEEEVMRQTLHCVSLCDPGVHAFLLIISDSPLTHEDKAEMEEIQKIFSSRINNHVIIVVMQEKNILSKLIRSRRDITHTDTLIQAFGARQFVLENSSQVPDLLQDVENMVKENRGGFYTSYMLLQAQIELERNKHKAEMEKLRRSMIRTQSAAVADYSEDLECLRIVLIGRTGSGKSATGNTILGREEFHSQSNTDSVTTVCENRIGEVAGRSVAVVDTPGLFNTMTDEQVMDEIVKCVSLSAPGPHVFIIVLSLGRITKEETDTIDLIKKIFGPKAAQFSIVLFSRGDELEDESIEDYLKRSKSAELQKLIRDCGNRFLAFNNRENQDKTQVMKLLNMIEEMKTNNQGQYFTNSMFEEAEMSFKKKMEEILEEREREIQKQREELQDKYEMEMKRLKKRLEEEKRKLDKEKQQRENEIRQRQEKFIKEFEEKHEAEQQKQEMEKQKLLIEEKQKKEAYDREIEEMKREMENQRSQYEQQQREREEEDRKREEKYKQDQEKMRNEQERIIAELKMKHEEETKRRDLEKKKKRKEEEEERQRWERRIKEAENDREDIRDEIKRQQREWEDEKKRRLREREEEERKRKEKHEEQLREKQEELEKMRKRFEREREEERQKMEEEKQKQRREREEKEREYEEKRRETKRHYEELERERKEEWERRKRKDEERQEEEINRWKKMMEDLKREQEEIRRRQTEVSRSGASTDA
- the LOC103910188 gene encoding GTPase IMAP family member 8-like isoform X3, with protein sequence MAESSAVASVKIVLLGKSMSENSRVGNLILGRSAFDSEAPPDVVERVGGRLKHRHVMLINSPQLLHTNISDDQITQMVRECVNLSDPGPHVFIIVLKYEDFTEEDLSRVRNVLRQFNEKAMGRVIIITTDEKTHDAEGSPVKVNKTFQQFSAECGERHLQLDEDIEEWRSSILQLTKKILRENSEEFGSSDSFDFAEGTSVDEPDTLFNSLRIEEGDPDDEDDGKALETHSEQKEAKGFLCNKPAISFFSNPEPRTEQHRGKGSLQVTKKQKLNLMLCGGNWRLKASVSKLIRGKKTFLPPLHQRECVRKAVDLHGRLINVLELPKLIRLSEEEVMRQTLHCVSLCDPGVHAFLLIISDSPLTHEDKAEMEEIQKIFSSRINNHVIIVVMQEKNILSKLIRSRRDITHTDTLIQAFGARQFVLENSSQVPDLLQDVENMVKENRGGFYTSYMLLQAQIELERNKHKAEMEKLRRSMIRTQSAAVADYSEDLECLRIVLIGRTGSGKSATGNTILGREEFHSQSNTDSVTTVCENRIGEVAGRSVAVVDTPGLFNTMTDEQVMDEIVKCVSLSAPGPHVFIIVLSLGRITKEETDTIDLIKKIFGPKAAQFSIVLFSRGDELEDESIEDYLKRSKSAELQKLIRDCGNRFLAFNNRENQDKTQVMKLLNMIEEMKTNNQGQYFTNSMFEEAEMSFKKKMEEILEEREREIQKQREELQDKYEMEMKRLKKRLEEEKRKLDKEKQQRENEIRQRQEKFIKEFEEKHEAEQQKQEMEKQKLLIEEKQKKEAYDREIEEMKREMENQRSQYEQQQREREEEDRKREEKYKQDQEKMRNEQERIIAELKMKHEEETKRRDLEKKKKRKEEEEERQRWERRIKEAENDREDIRDEIKRQQREWEDEKKRRLREREEEERKRKEKHEEQLREKQEELEKMRKRFEREREEERQKMEEEKQKQRREREEKEREYEEKRRETKRHYEELERERKEEWERRKRKDEERQEEEINRWKKMMEDLKREQEEIRRRQTEVSRSGASTDA
- the LOC103910188 gene encoding GTPase IMAP family member 8-like isoform X2, whose product is MAESSLIAEYQGTPRWKWSIEIPPTFSAVASVKIVLLGKSMSENSRVGNLILGRSAFDSEAPPDVVERVGGRLKHRHVMLINSPQLLHTNISDDQITQMVRECVNLSDPGPHVFIIVLKYEDFTEEDLSRVRNVLRQFNEKAMGRVIIITTDEKTHDAEGSPVKVNKTFQQFSAECGERHLQLDEDIEEWRSSILQLTKKILRENSEEFGSSDSFDFAEGTSVDEPDTLFNSLRIEEGDPDDEDDGKALETHSEQKEAKGFLCNKPAISFFSNPEPRTEQHRGSLQVTKKQKLNLMLCGGNWRLKASVSKLIRGKKTFLPPLHQRECVRKAVDLHGRLINVLELPKLIRLSEEEVMRQTLHCVSLCDPGVHAFLLIISDSPLTHEDKAEMEEIQKIFSSRINNHVIIVVMQEKNILSKLIRSRRDITHTDTLIQAFGARQFVLENSSQVPDLLQDVENMVKENRGGFYTSYMLLQAQIELERNKHKAEMEKLRRSMIRTQSAAVADYSEDLECLRIVLIGRTGSGKSATGNTILGREEFHSQSNTDSVTTVCENRIGEVAGRSVAVVDTPGLFNTMTDEQVMDEIVKCVSLSAPGPHVFIIVLSLGRITKEETDTIDLIKKIFGPKAAQFSIVLFSRGDELEDESIEDYLKRSKSAELQKLIRDCGNRFLAFNNRENQDKTQVMKLLNMIEEMKTNNQGQYFTNSMFEEAEMSFKKKMEEILEEREREIQKQREELQDKYEMEMKRLKKRLEEEKRKLDKEKQQRENEIRQRQEKFIKEFEEKHEAEQQKQEMEKQKLLIEEKQKKEAYDREIEEMKREMENQRSQYEQQQREREEEDRKREEKYKQDQEKMRNEQERIIAELKMKHEEETKRRDLEKKKKRKEEEEERQRWERRIKEAENDREDIRDEIKRQQREWEDEKKRRLREREEEERKRKEKHEEQLREKQEELEKMRKRFEREREEERQKMEEEKQKQRREREEKEREYEEKRRETKRHYEELERERKEEWERRKRKDEERQEEEINRWKKMMEDLKREQEEIRRRQTEVSRSGASTDA
- the LOC103910188 gene encoding GTPase IMAP family member 8-like isoform X5 is translated as MSENSRVGNLILGRSAFDSEAPPDVVERVGGRLKHRHVMLINSPQLLHTNISDDQITQMVRECVNLSDPGPHVFIIVLKYEDFTEEDLSRVRNVLRQFNEKAMGRVIIITTDEKTHDAEGSPVKVNKTFQQFSAECGERHLQLDEDIEEWRSSILQLTKKILRENSEEFGSSDSFDFAEGTSVDEPDTLFNSLRIEEGDPDDEDDGKALETHSEQKEAKGFLCNKPAISFFSNPEPRTEQHRGSLQVTKKQKLNLMLCGGNWRLKASVSKLIRGKKTFLPPLHQRECVRKAVDLHGRLINVLELPKLIRLSEEEVMRQTLHCVSLCDPGVHAFLLIISDSPLTHEDKAEMEEIQKIFSSRINNHVIIVVMQEKNILSKLIRSRRDITHTDTLIQAFGARQFVLENSSQVPDLLQDVENMVKENRGGFYTSYMLLQAQIELERNKHKAEMEKLRRSMIRTQSAAVADYSEDLECLRIVLIGRTGSGKSATGNTILGREEFHSQSNTDSVTTVCENRIGEVAGRSVAVVDTPGLFNTMTDEQVMDEIVKCVSLSAPGPHVFIIVLSLGRITKEETDTIDLIKKIFGPKAAQFSIVLFSRGDELEDESIEDYLKRSKSAELQKLIRDCGNRFLAFNNRENQDKTQVMKLLNMIEEMKTNNQGQYFTNSMFEEAEMSFKKKMEEILEEREREIQKQREELQDKYEMEMKRLKKRLEEEKRKLDKEKQQRENEIRQRQEKFIKEFEEKHEAEQQKQEMEKQKLLIEEKQKKEAYDREIEEMKREMENQRSQYEQQQREREEEDRKREEKYKQDQEKMRNEQERIIAELKMKHEEETKRRDLEKKKKRKEEEEERQRWERRIKEAENDREDIRDEIKRQQREWEDEKKRRLREREEEERKRKEKHEEQLREKQEELEKMRKRFEREREEERQKMEEEKQKQRREREEKEREYEEKRRETKRHYEELERERKEEWERRKRKDEERQEEEINRWKKMMEDLKREQEEIRRRQTEVSRSGASTDA
- the LOC103910188 gene encoding GTPase IMAP family member 8-like isoform X4, which produces MSENSRVGNLILGRSAFDSEAPPDVVERVGGRLKHRHVMLINSPQLLHTNISDDQITQMVRECVNLSDPGPHVFIIVLKYEDFTEEDLSRVRNVLRQFNEKAMGRVIIITTDEKTHDAEGSPVKVNKTFQQFSAECGERHLQLDEDIEEWRSSILQLTKKILRENSEEFGSSDSFDFAEGTSVDEPDTLFNSLRIEEGDPDDEDDGKALETHSEQKEAKGFLCNKPAISFFSNPEPRTEQHRGKGSLQVTKKQKLNLMLCGGNWRLKASVSKLIRGKKTFLPPLHQRECVRKAVDLHGRLINVLELPKLIRLSEEEVMRQTLHCVSLCDPGVHAFLLIISDSPLTHEDKAEMEEIQKIFSSRINNHVIIVVMQEKNILSKLIRSRRDITHTDTLIQAFGARQFVLENSSQVPDLLQDVENMVKENRGGFYTSYMLLQAQIELERNKHKAEMEKLRRSMIRTQSAAVADYSEDLECLRIVLIGRTGSGKSATGNTILGREEFHSQSNTDSVTTVCENRIGEVAGRSVAVVDTPGLFNTMTDEQVMDEIVKCVSLSAPGPHVFIIVLSLGRITKEETDTIDLIKKIFGPKAAQFSIVLFSRGDELEDESIEDYLKRSKSAELQKLIRDCGNRFLAFNNRENQDKTQVMKLLNMIEEMKTNNQGQYFTNSMFEEAEMSFKKKMEEILEEREREIQKQREELQDKYEMEMKRLKKRLEEEKRKLDKEKQQRENEIRQRQEKFIKEFEEKHEAEQQKQEMEKQKLLIEEKQKKEAYDREIEEMKREMENQRSQYEQQQREREEEDRKREEKYKQDQEKMRNEQERIIAELKMKHEEETKRRDLEKKKKRKEEEEERQRWERRIKEAENDREDIRDEIKRQQREWEDEKKRRLREREEEERKRKEKHEEQLREKQEELEKMRKRFEREREEERQKMEEEKQKQRREREEKEREYEEKRRETKRHYEELERERKEEWERRKRKDEERQEEEINRWKKMMEDLKREQEEIRRRQTEVSRSGASTDA